The Streptomyces nitrosporeus genome includes a window with the following:
- a CDS encoding ThiF family adenylyltransferase, with the protein MHPMLKPALRRAWRGRNTVQFGVTPAHAVTLGPMDIATGSFLELLDGTRGMPLLREEARALDLSDRHVDILVARLAAAGLLDDPEAGGPEAAALRRRAEVLDRQRSDAASLSVVHPSPGGGLRRLAARGAMRVQVRGAGRVGAVIASVLSASGVGHVDVLDGGRTEPWDVAPGGLPASAVGERRDVSARQLVRRSAVGGPRRTAGADGATGARPAEEAPLSLVVLAPRDGLSVYAPEPDASASWIASGTPHLYAGVIEATGVVGPLVLPGGTGCAGCLALHRADRDPQWPRMLAQWKSGRRRAAVPACDLGLATAVAGLAAAHALCFLDGELPASTGARWEAALPLLEWRTERLGPHVNCACGAGGQTEGELTSTSGAARDTMAG; encoded by the coding sequence ATGCATCCGATGCTCAAGCCCGCACTGCGCCGGGCCTGGCGCGGGCGGAACACCGTGCAATTCGGTGTGACCCCCGCGCACGCCGTGACGTTGGGCCCGATGGATATCGCCACGGGGAGTTTCCTCGAACTGCTCGACGGAACACGGGGCATGCCTCTGCTGCGGGAAGAGGCCAGAGCTCTGGACCTGTCGGATCGCCATGTCGACATCCTGGTGGCACGGCTGGCGGCGGCGGGGCTGTTGGACGATCCGGAGGCGGGCGGCCCGGAGGCCGCGGCGTTACGCCGGCGGGCCGAGGTCCTGGACCGGCAGCGTTCCGACGCGGCGTCGCTCTCCGTCGTCCATCCCTCACCCGGCGGCGGACTGCGCAGACTTGCGGCGCGGGGCGCGATGAGGGTCCAGGTCAGGGGCGCCGGCCGGGTCGGTGCGGTGATCGCGTCCGTGCTCTCCGCGTCGGGAGTGGGCCATGTCGATGTGCTCGACGGAGGCCGCACGGAGCCGTGGGACGTCGCTCCGGGGGGACTTCCCGCCTCTGCGGTCGGGGAGCGGCGGGACGTCTCGGCCCGGCAGTTGGTCCGGCGCTCCGCGGTGGGAGGTCCGCGCAGGACGGCCGGGGCGGACGGCGCGACCGGAGCCCGCCCGGCGGAAGAGGCGCCGTTGTCCCTCGTCGTACTCGCCCCCAGGGACGGTCTCTCGGTGTACGCCCCCGAGCCGGACGCGTCGGCGTCCTGGATCGCCTCGGGCACCCCTCACCTCTACGCCGGCGTGATCGAGGCCACCGGGGTGGTCGGCCCGCTGGTGCTTCCCGGCGGAACCGGCTGTGCGGGCTGTCTGGCCCTGCACCGGGCGGATCGCGATCCGCAGTGGCCCCGGATGCTGGCGCAGTGGAAGTCGGGCCGTCGGCGCGCCGCGGTACCGGCCTGTGACCTGGGGCTGGCGACGGCGGTGGCCGGGCTCGCCGCGGCGCACGCGCTGTGCTTCCTGGACGGCGAACTGCCGGCCAGCACAGGGGCCCGGTGGGAGGCGGCCCTGCCCCTCCTGGAGTGGCGTACGGAGCGGCTCGGGCCCCATGTCAACTGTGCCTGTGGCGCCGGTGGGCAGACTGAGGGAGAGCTCACCTCCACGTCGGGTGCGGCTCGGGACACAATGGCCGGGTGA
- a CDS encoding M48 family metallopeptidase: MPADPSFGLAGETPERSAVRPRHSAAAHRPRATVTGAVEVRRSSRRSRTVSAYREGDRTVVLIPARMSEAEEQRWVGVMLDKLAAQESKRVIGDGELAERAERLSGQYLQGRARPASVRWVTNQNTRWGSCTPAEGSIRLSHRLQGMPEYVVDYVLLHELAHLLVPGHGPRFWRLLEPYPRTERARGYLEGVVAADRLPQLPASRDE; this comes from the coding sequence GTGCCCGCCGACCCCTCATTCGGCCTCGCCGGGGAGACCCCCGAGCGCAGCGCCGTGCGCCCACGACACAGCGCGGCGGCCCACCGGCCCCGCGCCACGGTGACGGGCGCGGTGGAGGTCCGCAGAAGCTCCCGGCGCTCCCGGACGGTCTCCGCCTACCGGGAAGGCGACCGCACCGTCGTACTGATCCCCGCCCGGATGTCCGAGGCGGAGGAGCAGCGCTGGGTCGGGGTGATGCTCGACAAGCTCGCCGCCCAGGAGAGCAAGCGCGTGATCGGGGACGGTGAGCTCGCCGAGCGGGCGGAGCGGCTGTCCGGCCAGTACCTTCAGGGCCGGGCCCGGCCCGCGTCGGTGCGCTGGGTGACCAACCAGAACACCCGCTGGGGGTCCTGCACCCCGGCCGAGGGCAGCATCCGCCTCTCGCACCGGCTGCAGGGCATGCCGGAGTACGTCGTCGACTACGTGCTCCTCCACGAGCTGGCCCACCTGCTGGTGCCGGGCCACGGCCCCCGGTTCTGGCGCCTGCTGGAGCCGTACCCCCGCACCGAGCGGGCGCGCGGCTACCTCGAGGGAGTCGTCGCGGCGGACCGGCTGCCGCAGCTGCCCGCCTCGCGTGACGAGTGA
- a CDS encoding TerD family protein, with protein sequence MAREFQRGHKAKISDLTAGTDLYVGVQINAPGLTFDISCFGLDANEQLSDDRYFIFFNQPKSPEESIQLLGAQAGDTESFRVTLDRIPADIHKLSFTATIDGAGQMSQVGPGYIRIVAGGEEVVKYSFTGSEFTTERAVMLGDFYLKDVWRFAAVGQGFDGGLEALLRNFGGEVAAEEPAPQQAAVPSFAPPAQAAPPAFGAPAAAPQPPQPAPGFGAPAAPGPYQQPQPVHAAPTIAAPMPPQAPAAPQAPMAPQPPMAPQAPMVPQAPQPPMAPQAPGPYGQPLQQPQFGQVPGQGAPPAAPPFVQQPPAPFGQQPPAQFGGQPHGVPQGVPQAGAGLRAALQPYKEAATGQRWTSQNQQLMRADLTMGGTPVLARQGSMVMYQGKVDFGYKGAGFTGRMVGNATGQEMQLMRCTGRGQVFLADEGSHLHPIELQGDGICVSAENVLAFDESLQYEVRRIEGHGIPGGALFTMQFQGTGTVVVKTHGVPVVLPVTPTTFADCNAVVAWSSASQVIISSQVRLRRNAYPGHSGETVNLQFRGAPGNFIVVQPYEV encoded by the coding sequence ATGGCCAGGGAATTTCAACGGGGCCACAAGGCCAAGATCAGTGATCTGACGGCTGGGACGGATCTGTACGTAGGTGTGCAGATCAATGCCCCGGGCCTGACGTTCGACATCAGCTGCTTCGGTCTCGACGCCAATGAGCAGTTGTCCGACGACCGGTATTTCATCTTCTTCAATCAGCCGAAGTCACCTGAGGAGTCCATTCAGCTTCTCGGCGCCCAGGCCGGTGACACCGAGTCCTTCCGCGTCACCCTCGACCGCATTCCGGCGGACATCCACAAGCTGTCGTTCACCGCGACGATCGACGGCGCGGGACAGATGTCGCAGGTCGGGCCCGGATACATCCGGATCGTCGCGGGCGGCGAGGAAGTGGTGAAGTACTCCTTCACCGGCTCGGAGTTCACCACCGAGCGCGCGGTCATGCTCGGCGACTTCTACCTCAAGGACGTCTGGCGGTTCGCCGCGGTCGGCCAGGGTTTCGACGGCGGACTGGAGGCCCTGCTGCGCAACTTCGGCGGCGAGGTCGCCGCGGAGGAGCCCGCACCGCAACAGGCAGCCGTCCCCTCGTTCGCACCCCCGGCCCAGGCGGCGCCCCCGGCCTTCGGCGCACCGGCGGCCGCTCCCCAGCCCCCGCAGCCCGCGCCGGGATTCGGCGCCCCGGCCGCCCCCGGCCCGTACCAGCAGCCGCAGCCGGTGCACGCCGCGCCCACGATCGCCGCACCGATGCCGCCTCAGGCACCGGCCGCGCCCCAGGCCCCGATGGCCCCTCAGCCTCCGATGGCCCCCCAGGCCCCGATGGTCCCCCAGGCCCCCCAGCCTCCGATGGCCCCCCAGGCTCCCGGCCCGTACGGACAGCCGCTCCAGCAGCCGCAGTTCGGACAGGTCCCGGGACAGGGCGCCCCGCCCGCGGCACCCCCGTTCGTACAGCAGCCTCCCGCGCCGTTCGGCCAGCAGCCCCCTGCGCAGTTCGGCGGGCAGCCGCACGGCGTGCCCCAGGGCGTACCGCAGGCGGGCGCGGGCCTGCGGGCCGCGCTGCAGCCGTACAAGGAGGCCGCCACCGGGCAGCGCTGGACCTCGCAGAACCAGCAGCTCATGCGGGCCGACCTCACCATGGGCGGCACCCCGGTCCTGGCCCGCCAGGGCAGCATGGTGATGTACCAGGGCAAGGTCGACTTCGGCTACAAGGGAGCCGGTTTCACGGGACGGATGGTCGGCAACGCCACCGGCCAGGAGATGCAGCTGATGCGCTGCACCGGCCGCGGCCAGGTATTCCTCGCCGATGAGGGATCGCATCTGCACCCCATCGAGCTGCAGGGCGACGGCATCTGCGTCTCCGCGGAGAACGTCCTCGCCTTCGACGAGTCACTGCAGTACGAGGTGCGCCGCATCGAGGGCCACGGGATCCCCGGCGGCGCGCTGTTCACCATGCAGTTCCAGGGGACCGGCACCGTCGTCGTCAAGACCCACGGCGTACCGGTCGTCCTCCCCGTCACCCCCACCACCTTCGCCGACTGCAACGCGGTGGTGGCCTGGTCCTCGGCGTCCCAGGTGATCATCTCCAGCCAGGTACGGCTGCGCCGCAACGCCTACCCCGGACACAGCGGTGAGACCGTGAACCTCCAGTTCCGGGGAGCGCCCGGAAACTTCATCGTCGTCCAGCCCTACGAGGTCTGA
- a CDS encoding ABC1 kinase family protein, with protein sequence MSDLPRKAVTRTAKLAALPLGFAGRATWGLGKRIGGRSAEIVAREVQQRTAEQLFKVLGELKGGAMKFGQALSVFESALPEDLAGPYRAALTKLQEAAPPMPARTVHKVLAERLGEDWRELFIEFEESPSAAASIGQVHRAVWHDGRDVAVKVQYPGAGEALLSDLAQLGVFARLLGPLIPGMDVKPLITELRDRVSEELDYALEAHAQQVHATEFAGDPDVVVPGVVHQCEQVLVTEWMEGIPLSEVIADGTPEQRDRAGQLLARFLFSGPARTGLLHADPHPGNFRLLPPAAPDEERDEALGASDAPDDRDIGGGVATAAEPGGEWRLGVLDFGTVDRVPGGLPRPIGEALRMTLDGEAQAVYEMLREEGFVKESIDLDPDAVLGYLLPVIEPAQTEEFTFTRSWLRSQAARIADLRSPAHQLGKQLNLPPSYLLIHRVTLSTIGVLCQLGATVRLRGELESWLPGFVLDPEREEGTPADI encoded by the coding sequence ATGTCTGATCTTCCCCGCAAGGCGGTCACCCGCACCGCGAAGCTGGCCGCGCTGCCGCTCGGCTTCGCCGGCCGCGCCACCTGGGGCCTGGGCAAACGGATCGGCGGGAGGTCCGCGGAGATCGTGGCCCGTGAGGTCCAGCAACGCACGGCGGAGCAGCTCTTCAAGGTGCTCGGTGAACTGAAGGGCGGGGCGATGAAGTTCGGGCAGGCTCTGTCCGTCTTCGAGTCGGCTCTGCCGGAGGATCTCGCCGGCCCCTACCGCGCGGCGCTGACCAAGCTCCAGGAGGCCGCCCCGCCGATGCCCGCCCGCACCGTGCACAAGGTGCTGGCCGAGCGGCTCGGGGAGGACTGGCGGGAACTGTTCATCGAGTTCGAGGAGAGTCCTTCGGCCGCCGCGTCGATCGGCCAGGTCCACCGTGCCGTCTGGCACGACGGTCGCGATGTCGCGGTGAAGGTGCAGTATCCGGGTGCCGGTGAGGCACTGCTTTCCGACCTGGCCCAACTCGGCGTATTCGCACGGCTGCTCGGTCCGCTCATCCCTGGGATGGATGTCAAACCGCTCATCACGGAGTTGCGGGACCGCGTCTCGGAGGAACTCGATTACGCCTTGGAGGCCCACGCCCAGCAGGTGCACGCGACGGAGTTCGCGGGCGACCCCGACGTGGTGGTCCCCGGGGTGGTGCACCAGTGCGAGCAGGTGCTGGTCACCGAGTGGATGGAGGGGATACCGCTGTCGGAGGTGATCGCCGACGGCACTCCGGAACAGCGGGACCGCGCGGGGCAGTTGCTCGCCCGGTTCCTCTTCTCGGGCCCTGCCCGCACCGGCCTGCTCCACGCGGACCCCCACCCCGGCAACTTCCGGTTGCTGCCCCCTGCGGCGCCGGACGAGGAGAGGGACGAGGCCCTGGGCGCCTCGGATGCTCCGGACGACCGGGACATCGGTGGTGGCGTGGCCACGGCGGCCGAGCCGGGGGGCGAATGGCGATTGGGTGTCCTCGACTTCGGCACCGTGGACCGAGTGCCGGGCGGGCTTCCCCGCCCCATCGGCGAAGCGCTCCGGATGACTCTGGACGGCGAGGCCCAGGCGGTCTACGAGATGCTCCGCGAGGAGGGCTTCGTCAAGGAGTCCATCGATCTCGACCCGGACGCCGTGCTCGGTTACCTCCTGCCGGTCATCGAGCCCGCGCAGACCGAGGAGTTCACCTTCACCCGGTCCTGGCTGCGTTCCCAGGCGGCTCGGATCGCCGATCTCCGTTCACCGGCGCATCAGCTGGGCAAGCAACTGAATCTGCCTCCCTCCTACCTGCTGATACACCGGGTCACCTTGAGCACCATCGGGGTGCTGTGCCAGCTGGGCGCGACCGTCAGGCTTCGCGGGGAACTCGAGTCCTGGCTACCGGGCTTCGTCCTCGACCCGGAGAGGGAGGAGGGAACTCCGGCCGATATCTGA